A window from Pseudomonadales bacterium encodes these proteins:
- a CDS encoding UbiA family prenyltransferase produces the protein MKSAKQQAQTDHHPAADSSAPALPPLAVDLDGTLLRSDLLVESACAFARHHPLQAFMPLLWLLQGKAALKQRLAAMAPIEVAALPYDPQVLEFLQQEHAAGRRLILATASHRHYAEAIAEHLGLFEQVLATEGEVNLSAHHKRDLLVQHHGEQGFDYLGNSRDDLKVWEAAQRAHLANPERGVEAAARRQGNVEQVLRTAGNPWRDWSQQLRLHQWAKNALLFVPLLAAHKLGDAAMLLNGLLAFVLFGLCASSVYLLNDLLDLQDDRQHHRKRHRPLASGAVPIKSVLLLFPLLTLTAFAGAAWLLPQQFVLALLCYYGLTLSYSLLLKRYMGVDVIVLAALYTLRVIAGTFAFGVTLTFWMLAFSMFLFLSLALVKRYTELRDSRLKGKSELTPGRGYYPADLEMVSALGAASGYLSVMVLALYTQDQTTAALYQHPQLIWLACPLLLYWVTRTWMLAHRGQMHEDPVLFAIKDRTSLLVGALFAAVFWIAA, from the coding sequence ATGAAATCAGCCAAGCAGCAAGCCCAGACAGACCACCATCCAGCCGCTGACAGCAGCGCCCCGGCGCTGCCGCCGCTGGCGGTCGACCTCGACGGCACGCTGCTGCGCTCCGACCTGCTGGTCGAGTCTGCCTGCGCATTCGCCCGCCACCATCCGCTGCAAGCCTTCATGCCACTGCTCTGGCTGCTGCAGGGCAAGGCCGCACTCAAGCAGCGGCTGGCGGCCATGGCGCCGATCGAGGTGGCCGCACTGCCCTACGACCCGCAGGTGCTCGAATTTCTGCAACAGGAGCACGCCGCTGGCCGCCGCCTGATTCTGGCGACCGCCAGCCACCGCCACTATGCCGAGGCGATCGCGGAGCACCTCGGCCTGTTCGAGCAGGTGCTGGCCACCGAGGGCGAGGTCAATCTGTCGGCCCACCACAAGCGTGACCTGCTGGTGCAACACCATGGCGAGCAGGGGTTCGACTACCTCGGCAACTCGCGCGATGACCTGAAGGTGTGGGAGGCGGCCCAGCGCGCCCACCTGGCCAACCCGGAGCGCGGTGTCGAAGCCGCGGCCAGACGGCAGGGCAACGTCGAGCAGGTGCTGCGCACAGCCGGCAACCCCTGGCGTGACTGGAGCCAACAGTTGCGCCTGCACCAGTGGGCGAAGAACGCACTGCTGTTCGTCCCGCTGCTGGCCGCCCACAAGCTCGGCGATGCCGCCATGTTGCTGAATGGCCTGCTGGCCTTTGTGCTGTTTGGTCTCTGTGCTTCCAGCGTCTATCTGCTCAACGACCTGCTCGATCTGCAGGATGACCGCCAGCACCACCGCAAGCGCCATCGTCCGCTGGCCAGCGGCGCGGTCCCGATCAAGTCGGTGCTGCTGCTGTTTCCGCTGCTGACGCTGACCGCGTTCGCCGGCGCGGCCTGGCTGCTGCCGCAGCAGTTCGTGCTGGCGCTGCTCTGCTACTACGGCCTGACCCTCTCCTACTCACTGCTGCTGAAGCGCTACATGGGGGTCGATGTCATCGTGCTGGCCGCGCTCTACACGCTGCGGGTCATCGCCGGCACCTTCGCCTTCGGGGTCACGCTGACCTTCTGGATGCTGGCCTTCTCGATGTTCCTGTTCCTCAGCCTGGCGCTGGTCAAGCGCTACACCGAACTGCGCGACTCCCGCCTCAAGGGCAAGAGCGAACTGACCCCGGGGCGCGGCTACTACCCGGCCGATCTGGAGATGGTCTCGGCACTGGGCGCTGCCTCCGGCTATCTCTCGGTGATGGTGCTGGCGCTCTACACCCAGGATCAGACGACCGCAGCCCTCTACCAGCATCCCCAGCTGATCTGGCTGGCCTGCCCGCTGCTGCTCTACTGGGTCACCCGCACCTGGATGCTCGCCCACCGCGGCCAGATGCATGAGGATCCGGTGCTGTTTGCAATCAAGGATCGCACCAGCCTGCTGGTCGGTGCCCTCTTCGCCGCGGTCTTCTGGATCGCTGCATGA
- a CDS encoding HAD family hydrolase codes for MTPPRLKLVTFDLDDTLWESTPVLIEAEAAMQRALQQQLPALGDTLRSGILRQQRALLLAAEPALIHRVSELRRRVIATTLRDLGLDAERAQQITEAAFEQFLQARHQVRYHADALEMLELLARRYRLGALTNGNADIRRLGLDRYFDFGFSAEMLGVGKPDPALFRAALDAIRCSPAQMVHVGDHPQHDIDGAQRLGIHTIWVNHTASDWPGGTPPSATIHHLGELPAALARLESITPAGDAQR; via the coding sequence ATGACGCCGCCCCGGCTGAAGCTGGTCACCTTCGACCTCGACGACACCCTGTGGGAGAGCACGCCGGTGCTGATCGAGGCCGAAGCGGCCATGCAGCGCGCTCTGCAACAGCAACTGCCCGCGCTCGGCGACACATTGCGCTCGGGCATCCTGCGCCAGCAGCGCGCGCTGCTGCTGGCGGCGGAGCCGGCGCTGATCCATCGGGTCAGCGAGCTGCGGCGGCGGGTCATCGCAACGACGCTGCGCGATCTGGGCCTCGACGCCGAGCGCGCACAGCAGATTACCGAAGCCGCCTTCGAGCAGTTCCTGCAGGCGCGCCACCAGGTGCGTTACCACGCCGATGCGCTGGAGATGCTCGAACTGCTGGCGCGGCGTTACCGCCTCGGCGCCCTCACCAATGGCAACGCCGACATCCGCCGCCTGGGGCTCGACCGCTACTTCGACTTCGGCTTCAGTGCCGAGATGCTGGGGGTCGGCAAGCCCGACCCGGCGCTGTTCCGGGCCGCGCTCGACGCCATCCGATGCAGTCCGGCGCAGATGGTGCATGTGGGTGACCACCCCCAGCATGACATCGACGGGGCGCAGCGGCTCGGCATCCACACCATCTGGGTCAACCACACCGCCAGCGACTGGCCCGGCGGCACACCCCCCAGCGCGACCATTCACCATCTGGGTGAACTGCCCGCTGCGCTGGCCAGGCTTGAGTCGATCACTCCAGCGGGTGACGCACAGCGATGA
- the xerC gene encoding tyrosine recombinase XerC, whose translation MDAQIDHFLRQLQQQRALSNHTLAAYRHELTRFARFAGERQLQLADIDQPQIRLFASELRRHGLGGRSIQRALSALRSFFRFLLREGVVGDNPVLGVRLPGSRTRLPRPLPVEEAVQLVELKGEAWLIRRDRALLELCYGAGLRLAELTSLNCADLDLNERLVTVTGKGRKQRLVPFGRAAATALRQWLTVRGARLADDREPALFISRRGQRIHPRTVQAMMHRRGVEQGLTSRLHPHRLRHSFATHLLESSGDLRAVQELLGHRDISTTQIYTHLDFQHLAASYDAAHPRARRRGKSVP comes from the coding sequence ATGGACGCGCAGATCGACCACTTCCTGCGCCAACTGCAGCAGCAGCGTGCGCTGTCGAACCACACCCTTGCGGCCTACCGCCATGAGCTGACGCGCTTCGCCCGCTTTGCCGGCGAGCGGCAGCTCCAGCTTGCCGACATCGATCAGCCGCAGATCCGGCTGTTCGCCAGCGAACTGCGGCGCCACGGCCTCGGCGGCCGGTCGATCCAGCGCGCCCTTTCCGCACTGCGCAGCTTCTTTCGCTTTCTGCTGCGCGAAGGGGTGGTCGGCGACAACCCGGTGCTCGGCGTGCGCCTGCCGGGCAGCCGGACCCGGCTGCCGCGTCCGTTGCCGGTCGAGGAGGCGGTGCAACTGGTCGAACTGAAGGGCGAGGCGTGGCTGATCCGGCGCGACCGCGCGCTGCTTGAACTCTGCTACGGCGCCGGCCTGCGGCTGGCCGAACTGACCAGCCTGAACTGCGCCGACCTCGATCTGAATGAACGGCTGGTGACCGTCACCGGCAAGGGACGCAAGCAGCGGCTGGTGCCCTTTGGCCGCGCCGCCGCAACGGCATTGCGCCAGTGGCTGACCGTGCGGGGAGCGCGGTTGGCCGACGACCGCGAGCCGGCGCTCTTCATCAGCCGGCGCGGCCAGCGCATCCATCCGCGCACCGTCCAGGCGATGATGCACAGGCGCGGCGTCGAGCAGGGGCTGACCAGTCGGCTCCACCCCCACCGGCTGCGCCACTCCTTCGCCACCCACCTGCTGGAGTCGAGCGGCGACCTGCGGGCGGTGCAGGAGCTGCTCGGCCACCGCGACATCAGCACCACCCAGATCTACACCCACCTCGATTTCCAGCATCTGGCCGCCAGCTACGATGCCGCCCACCCCCGCGCCCGACGGCGCGGCAAGAGTGTGCCATGA
- a CDS encoding DUF484 family protein, with amino-acid sequence MTISGQAGGNSHGETSAPSEAEVAAYLHLHRDFFGRHEPLLAEMYFPSPQAGAISLVERQLGILRERLQSTRHELALLMGRAEQNDRLITLTQTLSLQLLDAAHGSEINLLLRRALIGELGNCALSLLVATPGTAAAALGFHTPASAEAERRVEAVLANRCASLGLFRDEELAALFGSEGSGVGSAVLLPIQRGPVQAVLALGHADRDHYRAGMGTLFISHLGEVIGRVIERLLKSAA; translated from the coding sequence ATGACAATTTCCGGACAGGCCGGTGGCAACAGCCACGGTGAGACCAGTGCCCCCAGCGAGGCAGAGGTGGCCGCCTACCTCCATCTGCACCGCGACTTCTTCGGTCGCCACGAACCGCTGCTGGCCGAGATGTACTTTCCTTCTCCCCAAGCTGGCGCCATCTCGCTGGTCGAGCGCCAGCTCGGCATCCTGCGCGAACGGCTGCAGAGCACGCGTCACGAGCTGGCACTGCTGATGGGCCGCGCCGAACAGAATGACCGGCTGATCACGCTGACCCAGACCCTCAGCCTGCAACTGCTCGACGCCGCGCATGGCAGCGAAATCAATCTGCTGCTGCGCCGTGCGCTGATCGGCGAGCTGGGCAACTGCGCGCTCAGCCTGCTGGTGGCGACACCGGGGACGGCGGCCGCCGCGCTCGGCTTCCACACTCCGGCCAGCGCGGAGGCCGAGCGGCGCGTCGAGGCGGTGCTGGCCAACCGCTGCGCCAGTCTTGGCCTGTTCCGTGACGAGGAGCTGGCGGCACTCTTCGGCAGCGAGGGCAGCGGCGTCGGTTCTGCGGTGCTGCTGCCGATCCAGCGCGGTCCGGTCCAGGCCGTGCTGGCGCTGGGCCATGCCGACCGTGACCACTACCGCGCCGGCATGGGCACCCTGTTCATCAGCCACTTGGGCGAGGTCATCGGCCGGGTGATCGAGCGGCTGCTCAAGAGCGCCGCCTGA
- the dapF gene encoding diaminopimelate epimerase, with protein sequence MRLRFTKMQGAGNDFMVVDLVTQQAVLTPTQIRQLADRHFGVGFDQLLLVEPPTDPGIDFKYRIFNADGGEVEQCGNGARCFARFVRDQRLSWKERITVETRGGLLELLLERDGSVTVDMGAPDFSPKALPFQAEAEALHYPLEVAGQTLEIGAVSMGNPHAVLVVDDVERAPVTTLGPAIGSHPRFPKGVNVGFMQIVDRTTIKLRVHERGAGETLACGTGACAAAVIGMRRGQLDGQVTVRLTGGELLIRWAGNGAHVWMSGPATRVYEGWIQL encoded by the coding sequence ATGCGGTTGCGATTCACCAAGATGCAGGGTGCCGGCAACGACTTCATGGTGGTCGACCTGGTCACCCAACAGGCGGTGCTGACACCGACCCAGATCCGGCAACTGGCCGACCGCCACTTTGGCGTCGGTTTCGATCAACTGCTGCTGGTCGAACCCCCCACCGACCCCGGCATCGACTTCAAGTACCGCATCTTCAATGCCGATGGCGGCGAGGTGGAGCAGTGCGGCAACGGCGCCCGCTGTTTTGCCCGCTTCGTGCGCGACCAGCGGCTGTCGTGGAAGGAGCGGATCACCGTCGAGACGCGCGGCGGCCTGCTCGAACTGCTGCTGGAGCGCGACGGTTCGGTCACCGTCGACATGGGTGCGCCCGATTTCAGCCCCAAGGCGCTGCCGTTCCAGGCTGAGGCCGAAGCGCTGCACTATCCGCTCGAGGTGGCCGGCCAGACCCTCGAGATCGGCGCGGTGTCGATGGGCAACCCCCATGCCGTGCTGGTGGTCGACGATGTCGAACGGGCGCCCGTGACCACGCTGGGTCCGGCCATCGGCAGCCACCCGCGCTTTCCCAAGGGGGTCAATGTCGGCTTCATGCAGATCGTCGATCGCACCACCATCAAGCTGCGGGTCCATGAGCGCGGTGCCGGCGAGACGCTGGCCTGCGGGACCGGCGCCTGTGCCGCTGCGGTGATCGGCATGCGCCGGGGGCAGCTCGATGGGCAGGTCACGGTCAGACTGACCGGTGGCGAGCTGTTGATCCGCTGGGCCGGCAATGGCGCGCATGTCTGGATGAGCGGGCCGGCAACACGGGTTTACGAAGGTTGGATTCAGCTATGA
- the lysA gene encoding diaminopimelate decarboxylase: protein MDPFGYRQGRLHAEDVPLEQIAAEFGTPCYVYSRAAIEQNYLAFEQPLQGQPHLLCYAVKANSNLAVLNLLARLGAGFDIVSVGELERVLAAGGDPARVIFSGVGKRADEMARALEVGVRCFNVESIPELDRLEAVARAHGQRAPISIRVNPDVDARTHAYIATGRKENKFGIEFADALALYGRAAASPHLEVVGVDCHIGSQLTEIEPFLVALERMLELIDQLRAQGIEIRHLDLGGGLGVRYRDETPPTPAQYITALSRRLAGTGLELVLEPGRAIVANAGLLLSRVEYLKQSSVKRFAIIDAAMNDLLRPTLYNAWQAVCEVTRRGGEPVEYEVVGPVCESGDFLAKARLLDIEAGDLLAIRSAGAYGFVMASNYNSRGRPAEVMVSGTQMHLVRPRETLASLYADERLLP, encoded by the coding sequence ATCGACCCCTTCGGTTACCGTCAGGGCCGGCTGCATGCCGAGGATGTGCCGCTCGAGCAGATTGCCGCCGAGTTCGGCACCCCCTGCTATGTCTACTCCCGCGCCGCCATCGAGCAGAACTATCTGGCCTTCGAGCAGCCGCTGCAGGGCCAGCCCCATCTGCTCTGCTATGCGGTCAAGGCCAACTCCAATCTGGCGGTGCTCAACCTGCTGGCGCGGCTGGGCGCCGGCTTCGACATCGTCTCGGTCGGCGAACTGGAGCGGGTGCTGGCGGCCGGCGGCGATCCGGCCCGGGTGATCTTCTCCGGCGTCGGCAAGCGCGCCGACGAGATGGCACGGGCGCTCGAGGTGGGGGTGCGCTGCTTCAATGTCGAGTCGATTCCGGAGCTCGACCGCCTCGAAGCGGTCGCCCGGGCACATGGCCAGCGCGCGCCGATCTCGATCCGGGTCAATCCCGATGTCGATGCCCGCACCCATGCCTACATCGCCACTGGCCGCAAGGAGAACAAGTTCGGCATCGAATTCGCCGATGCGCTGGCGCTCTACGGGCGCGCGGCCGCATCGCCCCATCTCGAGGTGGTCGGCGTCGATTGCCACATCGGCTCACAGCTCACCGAGATCGAGCCCTTTCTGGTCGCGCTCGAACGAATGCTCGAGCTGATCGACCAGCTGCGTGCCCAAGGCATCGAGATCAGGCACCTCGACCTGGGCGGCGGACTCGGCGTGCGCTACCGCGACGAGACGCCACCGACACCGGCCCAATACATCACCGCGCTCAGCCGGCGGCTGGCCGGAACCGGGCTCGAACTGGTGCTGGAGCCGGGCCGCGCCATCGTCGCCAACGCCGGTCTGCTGCTGAGCCGGGTCGAATATCTCAAGCAAAGCAGCGTCAAGCGCTTTGCGATCATCGACGCGGCGATGAATGATTTGCTGCGACCCACTCTATACAATGCCTGGCAGGCAGTCTGCGAGGTGACCCGCCGTGGCGGCGAGCCGGTGGAGTACGAAGTGGTCGGCCCGGTCTGCGAAAGCGGTGATTTTCTCGCCAAGGCGCGTCTGCTCGACATCGAGGCGGGCGACCTGCTGGCGATCCGCTCGGCAGGCGCCTATGGCTTCGTCATGGCCTCCAATTACAACAGCCGGGGTCGGCCTGCCGAGGTGATGGTGAGTGGCACCCAGATGCATCTGGTCCGCCCGCGCGAGACCCTGGCCAGCCTCTACGCCGACGAGCGGCTGCTGCCCTGA
- a CDS encoding lipoprotein yields MMPRRLLLLCVTLCCLAGCGQRGPLYLPPPTGDQSAPAASTPPSPLRNPS; encoded by the coding sequence ATGATGCCACGACGACTCCTGCTGCTCTGTGTGACCCTCTGCTGCCTGGCCGGCTGTGGCCAGCGCGGGCCGCTCTATCTGCCGCCGCCGACTGGCGATCAATCCGCGCCGGCAGCCAGCACGCCGCCATCCCCGCTGCGGAATCCATCATGA
- a CDS encoding type II toxin-antitoxin system RelE/ParE family toxin, with the protein MAEIVWTEEAGRWLRDIHDYIAVDNPVAASKVMAGIIERAQVLRHFPEIGHRYRVEPEGEIRILLYGHYRIVYLRRPSPSQLIDILGVFHGALDLARYLP; encoded by the coding sequence ATGGCAGAAATAGTCTGGACCGAGGAAGCCGGACGTTGGCTTCGTGACATCCATGACTACATTGCAGTGGATAACCCGGTGGCGGCATCGAAAGTCATGGCGGGCATCATTGAGCGGGCACAAGTGCTGCGGCACTTTCCCGAAATTGGCCACCGATATCGAGTCGAACCCGAAGGAGAGATCAGAATCCTGCTGTATGGCCATTATCGAATCGTCTATCTGCGGCGGCCATCGCCATCGCAACTGATCGACATTTTGGGTGTCTTTCACGGCGCATTGGATCTGGCAAGGTATCTACCATGA
- a CDS encoding DEAD/DEAH box helicase produces MQQPDRLEETAEALPFHPAVARWFERTFGGPTPAQRAAWPAIQRGEHTLIAAPTGSGKTLAAFLAVIDRLLRQGLTGELVEATAVVYVSPLKALSNDIQRNLAWPLAGIASELEVLGLPAVPLRVGLRSGDSTPAERTALLKRPPHILVTTPESLYLLLTSSGGRALFGQTHTLIIDEIHALIDSKRGAHLALSIERLQHLARQPLTRIGLSATQNPIAAVADFLVGAGDGVAPPPCHIIDQGHRRALDLDLLLPAAPLETVMSNEVWGLLYDQLAALILEHRTTLIFVNTRRLAERVTRQLSERLGSEAVAAHHGSLSKAQRFEAEQRLKAGELRALVATASLELGIDIGAVDLVCQLGATRAIATLLQRVGRSGHSVGGLPKGRLLPLSRDDLVEMTALIDAVKRGELDQLRIPQAPLDVLAQQIVAEVAAEPWSERALYALLTRAQPYRALPYDTFAELVRMLGEGYSSRRGRRGAYLYRDLLQGMLRPRPGARLTALTCGGTIPDTADYDVILEPAGTLIGSVNEDFAVESMAGDIFQLGNSSWRIVKVESGRLRVEDAAGQPPTIPFWLGEAPARSDALSRAVSRLRREVDESLQQGSVETAARALQARLGLPAAACWQLVEYLAAARAALGAMPSDDCLVLERFFDESGGMQLVLHAPFGGRINRAWGLALRKRFCRQFNFELQAAASENSIILSLGVTHSFPLAEVAGYLQARTVRPLLVQALLDAPLFQARWRWNALTALAIPRRRGGQRTPAFLQRIQAEDLIALVFPDQLACFENLQGEREIPDHPLVAQTLDDCLTEAMDIDGLERLLQRLAAGEIRLVCAELTEASPFAQEILAARPYAFLDDAPLEERRTQAVISRRWLDPATAADLGRLDAAAIERVRGEAWPVAHDGDALCDALLLVGLLHEEELAQPRTAGWSTLLTAAQAQGRVLCIELAGERRWLAIERLPQLLALHPQLAEQPLPPLPDPLKEFDWTAEAALVELLRARLESSGPLDVDELASLFALPPPRIMAALLKLEQEGFILRGAFSDPQREQWCERRLLARINRYTLDRLRRAIEPVSIAQFHRFIDHWQGVGASGSGVERLNAVIGQLAGLEATASQWEGELLPARLAHYDPAWLDQLTLSGRVVWTRLGGSGKGGGPLRRTPIMLLPRGEFPLWRALADADQGTPCSAGAERVRALLASGGALFFDELCQRLSLLPSHLERYLAELVQRGEVSADSFAGMRGLIQPAAWKNHPRYRRRGSSALAEAGRWSLLPPPLQQEQAASWFGARHSEQVTRAIAGQLLRRYGIIHRQLLERESRLLPPWRDLLRIYRRLEASGEIRGGHFIAGVSGEQYALPEAIGALRAVRHEEG; encoded by the coding sequence ATGCAGCAGCCCGATCGGCTTGAGGAGACGGCCGAGGCGCTGCCGTTTCATCCGGCAGTGGCGCGCTGGTTCGAGCGGACCTTTGGCGGGCCGACGCCGGCGCAGCGCGCCGCCTGGCCGGCGATCCAGCGCGGTGAGCACACGCTGATCGCGGCGCCGACCGGTTCCGGCAAGACGCTGGCGGCCTTTCTGGCGGTGATCGACCGGCTGTTGCGGCAGGGGCTGACTGGTGAACTGGTCGAGGCCACCGCAGTGGTCTATGTCTCGCCGCTGAAGGCGCTCTCCAACGACATCCAGCGCAATCTGGCCTGGCCGCTAGCCGGTATCGCCAGTGAACTGGAGGTGCTGGGGCTGCCGGCGGTGCCGCTGCGGGTCGGTCTGCGCAGCGGTGACAGCACGCCGGCGGAGCGCACCGCGCTGCTGAAGCGGCCGCCGCACATTCTGGTCACCACCCCGGAGTCGCTCTACCTGCTGCTGACCAGCAGCGGCGGACGGGCACTGTTCGGCCAGACCCACACGCTGATCATCGACGAGATCCATGCGCTGATCGACAGCAAGCGCGGCGCCCATCTGGCACTGTCGATCGAGCGGCTGCAACATCTGGCGCGCCAGCCGCTGACCCGGATCGGACTCTCCGCCACCCAGAACCCGATCGCGGCGGTGGCCGATTTTCTGGTCGGCGCGGGCGACGGTGTGGCGCCGCCCCCGTGCCACATCATCGATCAGGGCCATCGACGGGCGCTCGACCTCGACCTGCTGCTGCCGGCGGCACCGCTCGAAACGGTGATGAGCAACGAGGTCTGGGGCCTGCTTTATGACCAGCTCGCCGCGCTGATTCTCGAACACCGCACCACGCTGATCTTCGTCAACACCCGCCGGCTGGCCGAACGGGTGACGCGGCAGCTCAGCGAGCGGCTGGGCAGCGAGGCGGTTGCTGCGCACCATGGCAGCCTGTCGAAGGCGCAGCGGTTCGAGGCCGAGCAGCGGCTGAAGGCGGGCGAGCTGCGGGCGCTGGTGGCCACCGCCTCGCTCGAACTCGGCATCGACATCGGCGCGGTCGATCTGGTCTGCCAACTGGGCGCGACCCGCGCCATCGCCACGCTGTTGCAGCGCGTCGGTCGCTCCGGCCACAGCGTCGGCGGCCTGCCGAAGGGGCGACTGCTGCCGTTGAGCCGCGACGATCTGGTGGAGATGACGGCGCTGATCGATGCGGTCAAACGGGGCGAACTCGATCAGTTGCGCATTCCGCAGGCACCACTCGATGTGCTGGCGCAGCAGATCGTGGCCGAGGTGGCGGCCGAGCCCTGGTCGGAGCGGGCGCTGTATGCGCTGCTGACCCGCGCCCAACCCTACCGCGCGTTGCCGTACGACACCTTTGCGGAGCTGGTGCGGATGCTCGGTGAAGGCTACAGCAGCCGGCGCGGACGGCGTGGCGCCTACCTCTATCGTGACCTGCTGCAGGGGATGTTGCGGCCGCGACCGGGTGCCCGGCTGACCGCCCTCACCTGTGGCGGCACCATTCCGGACACCGCCGACTACGACGTCATCCTGGAGCCGGCCGGCACCCTGATCGGCAGCGTCAACGAGGATTTCGCCGTCGAGAGCATGGCCGGCGACATCTTCCAGCTCGGCAACAGCAGCTGGCGCATTGTGAAGGTCGAGTCGGGCCGGCTGCGGGTCGAGGATGCGGCTGGCCAACCACCCACCATCCCCTTCTGGCTCGGCGAGGCGCCTGCGCGCAGCGATGCGCTGTCGCGGGCGGTGTCGCGGTTGCGGCGCGAGGTCGATGAATCGCTGCAACAGGGCAGTGTCGAGACCGCGGCCAGGGCGTTGCAGGCGCGTCTGGGGCTGCCGGCGGCCGCCTGCTGGCAACTGGTGGAGTATCTGGCGGCGGCGCGGGCCGCGCTCGGCGCGATGCCGAGCGACGACTGTCTGGTGCTGGAGCGCTTTTTCGACGAATCGGGCGGGATGCAACTGGTGCTGCATGCCCCCTTTGGCGGCCGGATCAACCGCGCCTGGGGGCTGGCGCTGCGCAAGCGCTTCTGCCGCCAGTTCAACTTCGAGCTGCAGGCCGCGGCGAGCGAGAACAGCATCATCCTCTCGCTCGGCGTGACCCACAGCTTTCCATTGGCGGAGGTGGCCGGCTACCTCCAGGCGCGCACTGTGCGGCCGCTGCTGGTGCAGGCGCTGCTCGATGCACCGCTGTTCCAGGCGCGCTGGCGCTGGAATGCGCTGACCGCGCTGGCGATTCCCCGTCGCCGTGGCGGTCAGCGCACGCCGGCCTTTCTGCAGCGGATCCAAGCCGAGGATCTGATTGCGCTGGTCTTTCCCGACCAGTTGGCCTGTTTCGAGAATCTGCAAGGGGAGCGGGAGATTCCCGACCATCCGCTGGTGGCGCAGACCCTCGACGACTGTCTGACCGAGGCGATGGACATCGACGGGCTGGAGCGGCTGCTGCAGCGGCTGGCCGCCGGCGAGATCAGGCTGGTCTGCGCCGAGCTGACCGAAGCCTCGCCCTTCGCCCAGGAGATTCTGGCGGCCCGGCCCTACGCCTTTCTCGACGATGCCCCGCTCGAGGAGCGCCGCACCCAGGCGGTGATCAGCCGGCGCTGGCTCGACCCGGCCACCGCCGCCGATCTGGGACGGCTCGATGCGGCAGCGATCGAACGGGTGCGCGGCGAAGCCTGGCCGGTGGCGCACGATGGTGATGCGCTCTGCGATGCGCTGCTGCTGGTCGGCCTGCTGCATGAAGAGGAGCTGGCGCAGCCGCGCACGGCCGGCTGGTCCACGCTGCTGACGGCAGCGCAGGCGCAGGGGCGGGTCCTGTGCATCGAACTGGCCGGAGAGCGGCGCTGGCTGGCGATCGAGCGGCTGCCACAACTGCTGGCACTGCATCCGCAACTGGCCGAGCAGCCGCTGCCACCGCTGCCCGATCCGTTGAAAGAGTTCGACTGGACGGCCGAGGCCGCGCTGGTCGAGCTGCTGCGCGCCCGGCTGGAGAGCAGCGGTCCGCTCGATGTCGATGAATTGGCCAGCCTGTTTGCACTGCCGCCGCCGCGCATCATGGCGGCGCTGCTGAAGCTGGAGCAGGAGGGGTTCATCCTGCGCGGCGCCTTCAGCGACCCGCAGCGTGAGCAGTGGTGCGAGCGGCGGCTGCTGGCGCGCATCAATCGCTACACCCTCGACCGTCTGCGGCGCGCCATCGAACCGGTGTCGATCGCGCAGTTCCACCGCTTCATCGACCACTGGCAGGGGGTGGGTGCCAGCGGCAGCGGCGTCGAGCGGCTCAATGCCGTGATCGGGCAACTGGCCGGGCTCGAAGCCACCGCCAGCCAGTGGGAGGGTGAGTTGCTGCCGGCCCGGCTGGCGCACTACGACCCCGCCTGGCTCGATCAGCTCACGCTGAGCGGCCGGGTGGTCTGGACCCGGCTGGGCGGCAGCGGCAAGGGCGGTGGTCCGCTGCGCCGCACGCCGATCATGCTGCTGCCGCGTGGCGAGTTTCCGCTGTGGCGGGCGCTGGCCGATGCCGACCAAGGCACCCCGTGCAGCGCCGGGGCCGAACGGGTGCGCGCGCTGCTGGCGAGTGGCGGGGCGCTCTTCTTCGACGAGCTGTGCCAGCGGCTCAGTCTGCTGCCGAGCCATCTGGAGCGTTATCTTGCCGAACTGGTGCAGCGGGGCGAGGTGAGCGCCGACAGCTTTGCCGGCATGCGCGGGCTGATTCAGCCGGCGGCCTGGAAGAACCACCCGCGCTACCGCCGCCGTGGCAGCTCGGCACTGGCCGAGGCGGGCCGCTGGTCGCTGCTGCCGCCACCGTTGCAGCAGGAGCAGGCTGCCAGCTGGTTCGGCGCCCGCCACAGTGAGCAGGTGACCCGCGCCATCGCCGGACAGTTGCTGCGCCGCTACGGCATCATCCACCGGCAACTGCTGGAGCGCGAAAGCCGGCTGCTGCCACCCTGGCGTGACCTGCTGCGCATCTATCGCCGGCTCGAGGCCAGTGGTGAGATTCGCGGCGGCCATTTCATCGCCGGTGTCAGCGGCGAGCAGTATGCGCTGCCCGAGGCCATCGGCGCGCTGCGGGCAGTGCGGCATGAAGAGGGTTGA